A stretch of DNA from Temnothorax longispinosus isolate EJ_2023e chromosome 2, Tlon_JGU_v1, whole genome shotgun sequence:
acatgtgtatagaccaatcaattttcttatacttacgcattatgcgttgtgcagaagtgtgtgttcCCCGCTttaaggtctatccagacaaacttgcataggtgaataaccatatgcataaagaaacggattggtctattttcttatgcacatgcatatggaccaatcaattctctcatgcttatgtttatgcgctatgcaagtttgtctggattgaccttaaaggccatcgcacacaaaattgcataggctgcataagcatagcataagaccgctggaccaatgagcatccagcataaagtcgctatattgatttacataagatgctcattggtccagcggtcTTAAGGtagaagcacataaaattgcaggagccatgagcacgaatgcagaagccatatgcgcatgcgctatggtatctgaaGAGctctatggccggtattcatagtcggttcttatatttaagaccattttaagtacaatcttaagatgtcattaaccaatcacagagccgtattagcatcttaagatattacttaagacggtcttgaaataagatctgattatgaataccggcctaacagataccatcgcgcatgcgcatatggttTCTGCATtttgctcatggctcctgcaattttatgtgcttttacctttaaggtcaatccagacgaacatgcatagcgcataaacataagcataagagaattgattggtccatatgcatgtgcataaggaaatagaccaatcaattttcttatgcttacgcattatgcgttgtgcagaagtgtgtgcgcCCTGCTTAAGCCCtagagcatgcgcatgtgacCCCAGAGCCTAGTGCGTGTACATACGTATGCGCTCCTGAATGCCCACAATAGGTGCGTTCGGGAAGACGCTATTATGCTGCGTTCCCACTACACGCGTCGCGCGTTGCGTCACGACGCCGCGTCATGagttatccaatcaaaacgtttcattttatgacgtcatttccgaCAAGATCTTGCGtcggaaatgacgtcataaaatgaaacgttttgattggataactcatgacgcggcgtcgtgacgcgacgcgcgacgcgtgtaGTGGGAACGCAGCATTAGTGAATGTGTGCAATCGTCACTATACATAACtggaatgttaaaataaaattttcaataacttacaGCTCTTAACATTACCAATCAACCACTAaacgattggtaaaaaaagaatttaaaattcccAACAGTCAAAGTGTAGGCGCTAAAGaaggttaaaaatttgttgacaattaattctttctttttaaaacgcgAAACTACCAAAAGGTTTCAATGCGGTACCCAAACATTGCcaatcaatcgccaatcgattaaaaaaaaaaaaaactaccacagtcaaagtgggggggctaaaagaagatcaaaaatttgttttttcgattttctaaagaaacgCGCAACcaccaaaagtttttaatgcggtaccaaacattgccaatcaatcgccaatcgattaaaaaaaaaaaaactaccacagtcaaagtgggggggctaaaagaagatcaaaaatttgtttttgatttCCTAGAAAAACGAGAAACTACCGAACGTTTTGAATACGGTACCAAATACTACCAAtcaaccaccaaacgattggtaaaaaaaaatatatcaataatccaCTTGGGGGGGCTAAATTTGTTTAGGTCCCCAAAgcacggtcttacatacaggtCTGGAAACTTCAATGGTGGGGATAGGTCGCTTAGTGAAGTTGTTTTTAAGTCATCTAATAGCCACTAGAGTCGTTGCGATCGATGTTCGCGCGGTGGCGAGGGACGCCGGAGACCGGGGGGGATATCTGTCATATGAAATTTGGCGGAGTGGTTTTGTGACAACTTCGTAGTCTCGACATTATGGGTTCGAATCTCCGTgccgttaattttttttttaaattctttcacaataataatgtgataaataataatgctttaaataattaaagactacaaattaataaaatatgtataaatataaatataaataaaaataaatatataaaaaataatataaatataaaataaatacgagtttttattctaaaaattaagaacaaataaaaatattttttatatgtgtatttttatccttttttttatttttgtgggCATTCCAGGTTGTCAATTCAAGGTAagtataacgaataaaaatcaactctttaattttatctccttttattttatttttaaaattcttgcaggtattttagtttttaaaatcaagtacatacgagagaaaatataaatcaatccttcaatttttgccattttattttattttttacaggtATTCCAAAGTTGAAATGGACAGTGTTTGGCTGCATGCAAGAAAGTATTGCAAGGTAAGAAAGATGATATTATTGAGTAAGAAGGATATTATTGAGTTAGGGTCAAAGCACGTAATATTGCGTAGCGATATATGACTGTCATATAATTGACTAATGAATAAGGTGCTTACGTTTCGCTTACGTAAGCACCTTATTCATTAGTcaatttggataattttttcttaacaacaaattttttttcagttttaaattttcctgGTGAGCGTTTTGCCTCATTCTTAGTCGTATATAGTAAACTATTGCATAGGACAGGATTTCAGATGCATGTTCTTTACAGGGAAACGTGAAGGTGTAAGAATCAAGTACTTCATCGAGAGTTAcatcgaagaaaaaaattatccaaattgACTAATGAATAAGGTGCTTACGTAAGCGAAACGTAAGCACCTTATTCATTAGTCAATTATATGACAGTCATATATCGCTACGCAATATTACGTGCTTTGACCCTAACTCAATAATATCCTTCTTACTCAATAATATCATCTTTCTTACCTTGCAATACTTTCTTGCATGCAGCCAAACACTGTCCATTTCAACTTTGGAATacctgtaaaaataaaataaaatggcaaaaattgaaggattgatttatattttctctcgtatgtacttgattttaaaaactaaaatacctgcaagaattttaaaaataaaataaaaggagataaaattaaagagttgatttttattcgttatactTACCTTGAATTGACAACCTGGAATGcccacaaaaataaaaaaaaaggataaaaatacacatataaaaaatatttttatttgttcttaatttttagaataaaaactcgtatttattttatatttatatttatttttatatatttattttatttatatttatatttatacatattttattaatttgtagtctttaattatttaaagcattattatttatcacattattattgtgaaagaatttaaaaaaaaaattaagggcACGGAGATTCGAACCCATAATGTCGAGACTACGAAGTTGTCACAAAACCACTCCGCCAAATTTCATATGACAGATATCCCCCCCGGCCTCCGGCATCCCTTGCCACCGCGCGAACATCGATCGCAACGACTCTAGTGGCTATTAGATGACTTAAAAACAATTTCACTATAGAGCTCTAGATTATAAGAGTAGCGCAAAAGTCGGACATGTTGGTACTAAAAGGGCGCGAAAAATTTGAACGAGACATGTAAACCGTTTTTTCGCTCACTGCCAATATGGAACATTTATAGTAtacgtaacatatataaatgtattataaatttgttttgtggtatatatttatttgcagtgAATATTGAAAcgcagtaattattatatttttaatgcactCTGTATGATATTCaggataatgaaataaaaaagtcttgaaattttataattttattttgaatcacatataaattatattgtatcttTGTACTTATGTTGTGTCTTtggtatgtttatatatatatttgtacttatatttaatgtttatcacATTATATGTTATCACAAGTGTAATTACTTGTTTACAGCATTTCTCATGCCAACGATCTCTTGCTTCCACACTTCGAAGATTTATTACGAACTATTGTATTGCTAAATTTACGCACGATGAAATGAATGCGTGAAAAAAGATATGCTTTCAAGATATGCTTTCCAACAGAATGGCACGGtggaaatttgtatttaatacaaaGCGGCAGCAACGTTTCTAACATTTCAGAGAATGTAACTACACCTGACAGAATTCTTCTTCACGTTTTCGAAATATGAACTctgcattttgtaaaaaacaataaaccaATTCGCTACAAAATATTAGCCCTGAATTTTTGTCAAAAGTGTCTGGTCGAGAGTAATTGCTTAGATCAGTGAGAACCTGTACACGAGAAATATCACACGAAGTAGATTTCAATAAAGCCGATTTGCACGTTTCGCATCGTATGCGATGCCTATTTATAACCGTTCGTACAACTGCTCCACtaagtttatataaagattgatCTTCTTCTTGTTGCTTTATTTTCGCTTTAACCTTGTAGTTTTTCTTACGtagtaattgtatttttccaaGTAATTCCTGTTTCTCAATGTCAATCGAATGTTCTGGTATTGGACGTGGCAATtctataataacatttaaagcaattaaaaatacattacaatattaagaTACTGAgagttgattaaaaattaattattttacttgttcTTGAGAAATCTACAGAACATGGTGCATCGGGTATAATGTGCGATTCTGTAGAAGGATCATTATTAGTTGAAGATGATGCATCCGGTATAATGTGCGATTCTGTAGAAGGATCATTATTAGTTGAAGATGGCCCATCATCTGGAAAATTTGCAGtgcataatacatttatatatatatacagcattaatattgtactttcattcaatattatctttagatatattatgtaaccAGATAGGAAAACTGGGCAAATATTGGACAATAATTGCAGCATTCACAATTTTATCCAAATTTTGTCACCACATCTTTTACTATCAGGGTACATTCATTTAAAAGTGCACATAcatgcattaaaataaaacatttaccCATGCATGGTGTATCACTTCCCATGTTACCAATTAGCGAATCTCTGTTTTGTGACTCTTCACatctatatttgaatataGATGGAACAGCATTGCATTTCAGTTTTCTTAATCCGTCTATTCTATTTTGTTCATACTGATCAGGAGTAAAATGATCCTGGAAAATGCAGTAacgtcatttatttaattcatttacgtAATTTATCGTGCATTCtgtaatcataaatttttatttctgtctgCATTATGATTACGATNNNNNNNNNNNNNNNNNNNNNNNNNNNNNNNNNNNNNNNNNNNNNNNNNNNNNNNNNNNNNNNNNNNNNNNNNNNNNNNNNNNNNNNNNNNNNNNNNNNNNNNNNNNNNNNNNNNNNNNNNNNNNNNNNNNNNNNNNNNNNNNNNNNNNNNNNNNNNNNNNNNNNNNNNNNNNNNNNNNNNNNNNNNNNNNNNNNNNNNNNNNNNNNNNNNNNNNNNNNNNNNNNNNNNNNNNNNNNNNNNNNNNNNNNNNNNNNNNNNNNNNNNNNNNNNNNNNNNNNNNNNNNNNNNNNNNNNNNNNNNNNNNNNNNNNNNNNNNNNNNNNNNNNNNNNNNNNNNNNNNNNNNNNNNNNNNNNNNNNNNNNNNNNNNNNNNNNNNNNNNNNNNNNNNNNNNNNNNNNNNNNNNNNNNNNNNNNNNNNNNNNNNNNNNNNNNNNNNNNNNNNNNNNNNNNNNNNNNNNNNNNNNNNNNNNNNNNNNNNNNNNNNNNNNNNNNNNNNNNNCTTTCATTATCTAATATCTATTATCCGACTAATTCGTAAAgctacatataaatataaatatatatatatattataagcatagataataaatatactatcTACTTTCTACATAGTACAAGAAATatcctataatatatattataaaatactacaaaattTCACTGTAATACCTCACAGAGTCTGCAGTTGTTGTTCGGCGTCCAGCTTTTTCGTCCGATTCTGCGAACCCATTCAGCTCTCCGAACTGAATCAGTTGGTAACCGATGTAACATTTTTCCTGTTACCTTGCTGCGAAAAGCAACCGTCTGCACAACACTGCGgcattttgtacaaaataattttttcgcaTTCTTTTCGTCACACACATCGGAATCAGACCACAATCACCACATCAAACAGGTTATGTTGTCCTCGTGATGTCTTCTTTTCCTTCATATGGCACTGTCTTTGTCATGTCGAGAAAGAGTGAGAAAGAGCATGGTGTAGAAAGAGATAGACGATACCGACATGGCGGTCGACCAATAGGAACACGCGGTTGTCGGCATTTGCAAGGATCAAAAGGTTTCGGCTTTGCGACTACTCTTaggcctaagcagaatggctgttaTAACCTTAAGGCAGTgtttatgccttaagtcttgTCTTATGTGACGCACAATACTGTGTTAATGTTCCTGTCGTGTGTAAGTATACGTCGCGTATACTACACAAGACAGGAGGAAAAATTAACAccagtattgtgcgttacataagacaaagactaAGGCATGAAAACACTGCCTTAAGGTTataagacagccattctgcttaagCCTTATAATCTAGAGCTCTATTTACTAAGCGAGACCTACCACCACCACTGGGAATTAGCGGTAGTCTCCAGacctgtatgtaagaccgtgcCCCAAAGCCACTATAAAGATATTGCAGACTGCAGCAGCGATTATTTTGCATACAGAAAGATGGCGCCACGATATACTTGCACTTGTATCgcaatttcatataattttagcTAACGCATATTTAAAAGtgttaaagaattatttttatatattttacataaaacatcTCGGACAGCCTTATGACCTGTGCGCTTGAGCTCCTTAAATCGAaatctcaatatttaaatcattttcttttccAAAGTGGCTAGGCTAACGACTTACAGCCAATGGATTTGGCTCTCGTGAAGCTCTATCTATCCGGCCCAACCAAGAAATTTCGacgttataatataaatataagaatttaaaaagatattgttatagaattttcaaaattaacaaaaaagaatgGGAGTTCCCAGGCTAGACACAAATGTACAACTTTTACCACAATTGTTcctaaattgtatttttatatttttaaattatagtttACACATGAGTCTACGTTGACGAGTTCGACAcgcgaaaattaaataatgtatagaATTACAAACAAGATGACCGTTATAgcctgttctttttagctCGACTTTTTGCACAGTtcatctcttctctttttctctccaatgTAACGTGAAttgtgaaaagaaaagaggaaagatgaaccgtgcaaaGTTCATTTCATTACCTCTTCCACGATACAAAAGTTAAGAATCTTATAATTTCGTGAATAGGTATATACGTAAATtgttatattcaaaaatattggaACCGTGAGAATGCCAATCGTATGAAGAAATTTGTGGCCCTGATAAGGGCCGTTGATCTAGAGAGGAACGCTTCACTTGGAGCTGGTGTACTTGGTGACAGCCTTGGTGCCTTCACTCACGGCGTGCTTGGCCAGTTCTCCAGGTAGCAAGAGCCGGACAGCGGTCTGGATCTCCCGGGAAGTGATCGTCGAGCGTTTGTTGTAGTGAGCCAAACGCGACGCCTCGGCGGCGATGCGCTCGAAGACATCGTTGACAAAGCTATTCATTATGCTCATAGCCTTGCTGGAGATTCCGGTGTCCGGGTGTACTTGCTTCAGTACTTTGTAGATGTAGATAGCGTAGCTCTCCTTCCTCTtgcgcttcttcttcttgtcgGTCTTGCTGATATTCTTCTGGGCCTTACCGGCCTTCTTCACAGCTTTGCCGCTCGCCTTAGGTGGCATAATGCTTCAGGATTTCGTAAAGAGCCGTACAAACGATCGCTGAGACGGAACTTCGAAAAGTGACGGATCCTGACCCGACGCGGTCTTTATATACAGTGGAACGATGGTGGCGCCGCACCAATCGCGAGGCGCGCCGCAGCCAATCGTTACGCGCGCGGCTCCCTATTGGTCGCGCGCAGCCGTCGCGACACGGTATAAATACCCCAGCGCGGCGCCAAGGAAGAACACAACGAGCCAAGCTATCAAACGCTTAACTACGTTCTGCAGAGTTTCCGAGTTCACTGATCGCAACTATGTCTGGCCGTGGCAAAGGTGGAAAGGCTAAGGGAAAGGCGAAGTCCCGCTCCAATCGTGCTGGACTGCAATTCCCCGTCGGTCGTATTCATAGACTTCTGCGAAAGGGAAATTACGCCGAGCGCGTCGGCGCCGGCGCCCCGGTCTACCTGGCCGCCGTGATGGAGTACTTGGCTGCGGAAGTGTTGGAGTTGGCGGGTAACGCCGCTCGCGACAACAAAAAGACCAGGATCATCCCCAGGCACTTACAACTGGCCATTCGCAATGACGAGGAGTTGAACAAGCTGCTCTCAGGCGTTACCATCGCTCAGGGTGGCGTACTGCCAAATATTCAAGCGGTCTTGCTCCCCAAGAAAACCGAG
This window harbors:
- the LOC139808253 gene encoding histone H2A codes for the protein MSGRGKGGKAKGKAKSRSNRAGLQFPVGRIHRLLRKGNYAERVGAGAPVYLAAVMEYLAAEVLELAGNAARDNKKTRIIPRHLQLAIRNDEELNKLLSGVTIAQGGVLPNIQAVLLPKKTEKKA
- the LOC139808251 gene encoding uncharacterized protein codes for the protein MLHRLPTDSVRRAEWVRRIGRKSWTPNNNCRLCEDHFTPDQYEQNRIDGLRKLKCNAVPSIFKYRCEESQNRDSLIGNMGSDTPCMDDGPSSTNNDPSTESHIIPDASSSTNNDPSTESHIIPDAPCSVDFSRTKLPRPIPEHSIDIEKQELLGKIQLLRKKNYKVKAKIKQQEEDQSLYKLSGAVVRTVINRHRIRCETCKSALLKSTSCDISRVQVLTDLSNYSRPDTFDKNSGLIFCSELVYCFLQNAEFIFRKREEEFCQV
- the LOC139808254 gene encoding histone H2B; its protein translation is MPPKASGKAVKKAGKAQKNISKTDKKKKRKRKESYAIYIYKVLKQVHPDTGISSKAMSIMNSFVNDVFERIAAEASRLAHYNKRSTITSREIQTAVRLLLPGELAKHAVSEGTKAVTKYTSSK